The following proteins are encoded in a genomic region of Amyelois transitella isolate CPQ chromosome 14, ilAmyTran1.1, whole genome shotgun sequence:
- the LOC106136675 gene encoding glutamyl aminopeptidase isoform X2, which produces MSTYLACFVVCDFAFKETEVDSNGIGKNFTLRSFAQKGQTNKIDFAQDIGKRVTEFYIKYYEVPFPLPKLDMIAIPDYQSGATEHWGLITYRETSFLVDEATASSKNKISVANTIAHELAHMWFGNLVTMKWWDEVWLNEGFASYMQVKSLNAIEPSWTMLDQFLTKTLHSVLVTDAKLSSHPIVQTVDTPDQITAIFDAISYNKGSSVLRMLEGFIGEENFRRGVSDYLKKFMFGNTVTQDLLTSLEPYFKMENPELDLKYIMDTWTRQMGYPLLTVSKGKEPNTYVIKQSRFLLNPNAVYQNDSEFHYRWFVPITYKTNKGSSSKIIWFSDKANEVSLKLDTEENWLKINNNQVGYYRVNYTEDMWQNLIKQLKEKTNRQLTISDRAHLLNEVFALAEARVVPYNLALDLTTYLSEERDYVPWDTATNIFSDLSKKLRNTTAYDDLMIYVQILITPLYESQTWERISGSVIQGLLRSLVLRTATWCELPAAVSRVSSLLHEWLRHPDSLDARIEPDLRDFVYYEGMKSASQSEWDTMWEIYQREEDAQEQAKLRAALAAPRNSDILLKYLNLSWDEKNIRSQDYLIVLQYIASNPAGTALVWNEVRSNWRRLVDRFTLNSRYLGALIPGITNSFNTNDRLKEMEDFFAQYPQAGAGETSRARALETVRYNVQWRDTQLQSVQDWLRARAT; this is translated from the exons ATGTCAACTTACCTCGCTTGTTTTGTGGTTTGTGATTTTGCCTTCAAAGAAACTGAGGTTGATTCTAACGGGATTGGTAAAAATTTCACACTACGCTCTTTTGCTCAAAAAGGCCAAACAAACAAGATAGACTTTGCCCAAGACATTGGAAAGAGAGTAACagaattttacattaaatactaTGAAGTGCCATTTCCACTGCCCAAATTAG ATATGATAGCGATTCCAGACTACCAATCTGGTGCAACAGAGCATTGGGGTCTAATAACATATAGGGAGACATCTTTTCTCGTAGACGAGGCCACAGCgtcttcaaaaaataaaattagtgttGCAAATACGATTGCCCATGAGTTGGCGCATATGTGGTTTGGAAACTTGG tgaCCATGAAATGGTGGGATGAAGTTTGGTTGAATGAAGGATTTGCTTCTTACATGCAAGTGAAATCTCTTAATGCTATCGAACCGTCTTGGACAATG ctaGACCAATTTCTAACCAAGACACTTCATTCGGTACTGGTGACAGACGCGAAGCTTTCCAGCCACCCGATCGTGCAGACTGTGGACACGCCTGACCAAATCACCGCCATTTTTGATGCTATATCCTATAACAAG GGCTCATCAGTGCTACGAATGTTGGAAGGTTTCATCGGCGAAGAGAACTTCCGCCGCGGCGTATCAGACTACTTGAAGAAATTCATGTTTGGAAACACCGTCACGCAAGACTTACTGACCTCTTTGGAACCCTATTTCAAAATGGAAAATCCTGAACTGGAcctaaa ATATATAATGGACACGTGGACTCGCCAAATGGGATACCCTCTTCTTACTGTGTCTAAGGGCAAGGAACCTAACACCTACGTCATCAAACAGTCACGATTTTTACTAAATCCTAATGCTGTGTACCAAAACGATTCAGAGTTTCA TTACCGTTGGTTTGTGCCAATAACTTACAAGACAAACAAGGGTTCAAGTTCAAAAATCATCTGGTTCTCAGACAAAGCCAATGAAg TGTCACTTAAATTGGATACCGAGGAGAATtggttgaaaataaataacaaccaAGTGGGCTATTATCGCGTGAACTACACAGAGGATATGTGGCAGAATTTGATAAAGCAGTTGAAGGAGAAGACTAACAGACAG cTTACAATATCCGACCGCGCGCATTTATTAAACGAAGTATTCGCCCTGGCCGAAGCGCGGGTCGTTCCTTATAACTTAGCCTTGGACCTAACCACGTATCTATCTGAAGAAAGAGACTACGTCCCCTGGGATACAGCTACCAATATCTTCTCAGATCTCTCCAAGAAACTCCGCAATACAACGGCTTACGACGATCTAAtg ATATATGTCCAGATATTAATAACACCGCTCTATGAATCACAAACCTGGGAAAGGATCTCAGGAAGTGTCATTCAAGG GTTACTTCGGTCTTTAGTACTGCGCACAGCGACATGGTGTGAACTGCCGGCCGCAGTGTCTCGTGTAAGCTCCCTGCTGCACGAGTGGCTACGACACCCGGATTCTCTTGATGCTCGCATAGAGCCCGATCTGAGAGACTTCGTCTATTACGAAG GCATGAAGTCGGCTAGCCAATCTGAATGGGACACAATGTGGGAGATCTACCAGCGCGAGGAGGATGCGCAGGAGCAAGCGAAATTACGGGCCGCGCTCGCCGCGCCCAGGAATTCTGATATACTACTGAA GTACTTAAACCTAAGTTGGGACGAGAAGAACATCCGGAGTCAGGACTATCTGATCGTATTGCAGTACATCGCGAGCAACCCCGCGGGCACCGCACTAGTCTGGAACGAGGTCCGGTCTAATTGGCGTCGGCTCGTCGACAGGTTTACGTTGAACAGTCGGTATCTGGGAGCACTTATACCGGGAATTACTAATAGCTTCAACACGAATGACCGGCTTAAAGAG ATGGAAGATTTCTTCGCGCAGTACCCGCAGGCGGGTGCGGGCGAAACATCTCGTGCGCGTGCGCTGGAAACTGTTCGCTACAACGTGCAATGGCGCGACACGCAGCTACAATCTGTGCAAGATTGGCTGCGGGCAAGAGCCACATGA
- the LOC106136675 gene encoding glutamyl aminopeptidase isoform X1, whose translation MIFYRLRVLDFIKCELIQKLNKFYSVKMANSVEIIPERLSPLVRPVHYTLALKPDLRTGLFKGNVKIDVVVKHEKNFLNLHTKFLNIGDVKVVQGDVEIPITKISEVKQTEQLVINFNNLLSPGNYQVDINFDGDLTRNIVGFYLSYLKDNRTMVASKFQPTYARQAFPCFDEPDFKATFDITLTKPISYVALSNMNEVSRVRDEVSNTESVTFARSVPMSTYLACFVVCDFAFKETEVDSNGIGKNFTLRSFAQKGQTNKIDFAQDIGKRVTEFYIKYYEVPFPLPKLDMIAIPDYQSGATEHWGLITYRETSFLVDEATASSKNKISVANTIAHELAHMWFGNLVTMKWWDEVWLNEGFASYMQVKSLNAIEPSWTMLDQFLTKTLHSVLVTDAKLSSHPIVQTVDTPDQITAIFDAISYNKGSSVLRMLEGFIGEENFRRGVSDYLKKFMFGNTVTQDLLTSLEPYFKMENPELDLKYIMDTWTRQMGYPLLTVSKGKEPNTYVIKQSRFLLNPNAVYQNDSEFHYRWFVPITYKTNKGSSSKIIWFSDKANEVSLKLDTEENWLKINNNQVGYYRVNYTEDMWQNLIKQLKEKTNRQLTISDRAHLLNEVFALAEARVVPYNLALDLTTYLSEERDYVPWDTATNIFSDLSKKLRNTTAYDDLMIYVQILITPLYESQTWERISGSVIQGLLRSLVLRTATWCELPAAVSRVSSLLHEWLRHPDSLDARIEPDLRDFVYYEGMKSASQSEWDTMWEIYQREEDAQEQAKLRAALAAPRNSDILLKYLNLSWDEKNIRSQDYLIVLQYIASNPAGTALVWNEVRSNWRRLVDRFTLNSRYLGALIPGITNSFNTNDRLKEMEDFFAQYPQAGAGETSRARALETVRYNVQWRDTQLQSVQDWLRARAT comes from the exons atgattttttatcgCCTAAGAGTACTAGATTTCATCAAATGCGAATTAAtacagaaattaaataaattttattcagttAAAATGGCAAATTCTGTAGAAATTATCCCGGAAAGATTGTCTCCTTTAGTTCGGCCGGTTCACTACACCCTCGCTCTGAAGCCTGATCTCCGCACTGGATTATTCAAAGGAAACGTGAAAATAGATGTAGTAGTTAAACatgaaaagaactttcttaACCTTCATACAAAATTCTTAAACATAGGTGATGTTAAGGTTGTACAAGGTGATGTAGAAATTCCCATAACCAAGATTTCTGAAGTGAAACAAACAGAGCAGCTAgtgattaattttaacaacCTGCTCAGTCCTGGAAATTATCAAgttgatattaattttgatggTGATTTAACTCGCAATATTGTTGGTTTTTACTTATCATACTTAAAAGATAACAG gacTATGGTCGCCAGTAAGTTCCAACCAACATATGCACGTCAAGCATTCCCATGCTTTGATGAACCGGATTTCAAAGCTACATTTGATATAACACTGACAAAACCCATATCATATGTGGCACTCTCTAATATGAAT gaagTATCCAGGGTAAGAGATGAAGTTTCCAACACAGAGTCAGTAACATTCGCAAGAAGTGTTCCGATGTCAACTTACCTCGCTTGTTTTGTGGTTTGTGATTTTGCCTTCAAAGAAACTGAGGTTGATTCTAACGGGATTGGTAAAAATTTCACACTACGCTCTTTTGCTCAAAAAGGCCAAACAAACAAGATAGACTTTGCCCAAGACATTGGAAAGAGAGTAACagaattttacattaaatactaTGAAGTGCCATTTCCACTGCCCAAATTAG ATATGATAGCGATTCCAGACTACCAATCTGGTGCAACAGAGCATTGGGGTCTAATAACATATAGGGAGACATCTTTTCTCGTAGACGAGGCCACAGCgtcttcaaaaaataaaattagtgttGCAAATACGATTGCCCATGAGTTGGCGCATATGTGGTTTGGAAACTTGG tgaCCATGAAATGGTGGGATGAAGTTTGGTTGAATGAAGGATTTGCTTCTTACATGCAAGTGAAATCTCTTAATGCTATCGAACCGTCTTGGACAATG ctaGACCAATTTCTAACCAAGACACTTCATTCGGTACTGGTGACAGACGCGAAGCTTTCCAGCCACCCGATCGTGCAGACTGTGGACACGCCTGACCAAATCACCGCCATTTTTGATGCTATATCCTATAACAAG GGCTCATCAGTGCTACGAATGTTGGAAGGTTTCATCGGCGAAGAGAACTTCCGCCGCGGCGTATCAGACTACTTGAAGAAATTCATGTTTGGAAACACCGTCACGCAAGACTTACTGACCTCTTTGGAACCCTATTTCAAAATGGAAAATCCTGAACTGGAcctaaa ATATATAATGGACACGTGGACTCGCCAAATGGGATACCCTCTTCTTACTGTGTCTAAGGGCAAGGAACCTAACACCTACGTCATCAAACAGTCACGATTTTTACTAAATCCTAATGCTGTGTACCAAAACGATTCAGAGTTTCA TTACCGTTGGTTTGTGCCAATAACTTACAAGACAAACAAGGGTTCAAGTTCAAAAATCATCTGGTTCTCAGACAAAGCCAATGAAg TGTCACTTAAATTGGATACCGAGGAGAATtggttgaaaataaataacaaccaAGTGGGCTATTATCGCGTGAACTACACAGAGGATATGTGGCAGAATTTGATAAAGCAGTTGAAGGAGAAGACTAACAGACAG cTTACAATATCCGACCGCGCGCATTTATTAAACGAAGTATTCGCCCTGGCCGAAGCGCGGGTCGTTCCTTATAACTTAGCCTTGGACCTAACCACGTATCTATCTGAAGAAAGAGACTACGTCCCCTGGGATACAGCTACCAATATCTTCTCAGATCTCTCCAAGAAACTCCGCAATACAACGGCTTACGACGATCTAAtg ATATATGTCCAGATATTAATAACACCGCTCTATGAATCACAAACCTGGGAAAGGATCTCAGGAAGTGTCATTCAAGG GTTACTTCGGTCTTTAGTACTGCGCACAGCGACATGGTGTGAACTGCCGGCCGCAGTGTCTCGTGTAAGCTCCCTGCTGCACGAGTGGCTACGACACCCGGATTCTCTTGATGCTCGCATAGAGCCCGATCTGAGAGACTTCGTCTATTACGAAG GCATGAAGTCGGCTAGCCAATCTGAATGGGACACAATGTGGGAGATCTACCAGCGCGAGGAGGATGCGCAGGAGCAAGCGAAATTACGGGCCGCGCTCGCCGCGCCCAGGAATTCTGATATACTACTGAA GTACTTAAACCTAAGTTGGGACGAGAAGAACATCCGGAGTCAGGACTATCTGATCGTATTGCAGTACATCGCGAGCAACCCCGCGGGCACCGCACTAGTCTGGAACGAGGTCCGGTCTAATTGGCGTCGGCTCGTCGACAGGTTTACGTTGAACAGTCGGTATCTGGGAGCACTTATACCGGGAATTACTAATAGCTTCAACACGAATGACCGGCTTAAAGAG ATGGAAGATTTCTTCGCGCAGTACCCGCAGGCGGGTGCGGGCGAAACATCTCGTGCGCGTGCGCTGGAAACTGTTCGCTACAACGTGCAATGGCGCGACACGCAGCTACAATCTGTGCAAGATTGGCTGCGGGCAAGAGCCACATGA